Proteins found in one Zea mays cultivar B73 chromosome 1, Zm-B73-REFERENCE-NAM-5.0, whole genome shotgun sequence genomic segment:
- the LOC100283541 gene encoding uncharacterized LOC100283541, with product MDEIMNKVGAYWLGQRANKEISSAGDDLDSLSTSVGDGAKWLVNKLKGKMQKPLADLLKEHNLPVGLFPREATNYEFVPETRRLTVYIPSPCEVGYRDGSELRFDATVSGTLGEGRLTEVEGIKTKVLVWARVTAVKADAAKVHFTAGIKRSRSRDAYEVVRGGITVDEF from the exons ATGGACGAGATCATGAACAAGGTGGGCGCTTACTGGCTGGGGCAGAGGGCCAACAAGGAGATCTCCTCGGCAGGCGACGACCTCGAT TCGCTCTCTACCAGCGTCGGGGATGGAGCGAAATGGCTGGTGAACAAGCTGAAGGGCAAGATGCAGAAGCCGCTGGCGGACCTGCTCAAGGAGCACAACCTCCCCGTGGGCCTGTTCCCGCGCGAGGCGACCAACTACGAGTTCGTGCCAGAGACGCGGCGCCTGACGGTGTACATCCCGTCCCCCTGCGAGGTCGGCTACCGCGACGGCTCCGAGCTGCGGTTCGACGCCACGGTGTCTGGCACGCTGGGCGAGGGCCGCCTCACGGAGGTGGAAGGGATCAAGACCAAGGTGCTCGTCTGGGCCAGGGTCACCGCCGTCAAGGCCGACGCCGCCAAGGTCCACTTCACCGCTGGGATCAAGAGGTCGCGCAGCCGGGACGCCTACGAGGTCGTCAGGGGCGGCATCACCGTCGACGAGTTCTAG
- the LOC100193269 gene encoding 40S ribosomal protein S7, which translates to MYTARKKIQKEKGLEPSEFEDSVAQAFFDLENGNQELKSDLKDLYINNAIQMDVTGSRKAVVIHVPYRLRKAFRKIHVRLVRELEKKFSGKDVVIVATRRIVRPPKKGSAVLRPRTRTLTAVHDGILEDVVYPAEIVGKRVRYRLDGSKIIKIFLDPKERNNTEYKLETCTAVYRRLCGKDVVFEYPMTENA; encoded by the exons ATGTACACCGCGAGGAAGAAGATCCAGAAGGAGAAGGGCCTTGAGCCCTCCGAGTTCGAGGACTCCGTTGCCCAG GCTTTCTTTGATCTGGAGAACGGGAACCAGGAGCTCAAGAGCGACCTCAAGGACCTGTACATCAACAATGCTAT CCAGATGGATGTTACCGGGAGCAGGAAGGCTGTTGTCATCCACGTCCCATACCGCCTGCGCAAGGCCTTCAGGAAGATCCATGTCAGACTCGTCAGGGAGCTGGAGAAGAAATTCAGCGGCAAG GATGTGGTAATTGTTGCTACAAGGAGGATTGTGAGGCCACCCAAGAAGGGTTCAGCTGTTCTGCGCCCTCGCACCAGGACTCTGACTGCTGTTCACGATGGCATCTTGGAGGATGTTGTCTACCCAGCTGAGATTGTGGGGAAGCGTGTCAGATACCGTCTGGATGGTTCCAAGATTATCAAG ATTTTCTTGGACCCAAAGGAGAGGAACAACACTGAATACAAGCTGGAGACCTGCACTGCGGTCTACCGCAGGCTGTGTGGGAAAGATGTGGTCTTTGAGTACCCTATGACCGAAAATGCATAA